One genomic window of Actinoalloteichus hoggarensis includes the following:
- a CDS encoding DEAD/DEAH box helicase, with protein sequence MPAAAPTTPTPSPHPVAFVAADPPRAGRLVVRRDTTPTPHTTPDEIPWVRLDADGGVHVRPVLADSIPVGDALTLLADPALLTHPTAVFWRAARRLALHLVARGRLLPGLSPTDVDAWRIGPWDAADIEHLTALAEAMPPDAHAVPLTTGGDDTVLAEPRRLLRDFLDAVADTMPRGPAAADAAGTRLFAAAEPRRAPELRDWARQVAAGADTGVRISLRLDTDRPATDWAAVGPGSFRIVVQLHSLADATRVVDAAACWAPTGPPPAGFGGRTRVDTVLAIRRAAPHWAPLGRLLTQTVPAETDVTDDEVFDLLDSAARRLAAAGVDVHLPRALGRDLTTRLVAGGGSTLPDDTAAYFDGTRPLRLDWQVALGGNPLTDTERDLLADAHRPVVRLRDQWVLVDPDVIDRARRPRAPDLPAADALRLALTGHTVVDATDVEVVAADALETLRTRIADPRVDADPIDAPAALAGTLRDYQLTGLRWLNRMTSLGLGCCLADDMGLGKTITVIALHLHRRSRHPENGPTLVVCPASLLGNWEREITRFAPGTPVRRLHGGTRTVDDVTDGIVLTTYATMRLHTAALTGRPWGLLVADEAQHVKNHRSHTATALRRIPARARVALTGTPVENSLTELWAILDWTTPGLLGTQAAFRRATAALHRTPPSAASGTEPPESSNTTQPDPAADGRDQARRLTRLVRPFLLRRHKSDPDIAPELPPKTETDHPAALTTEQAGLYEAVIRETLHRIADADAHHRRGLILTLLTSLKQICNHPAHYLRETRPRLRGRSGKLAVLDEIIDTATAGDGAVLVFTQYVAMARLLRDHLTRRGVTTRLLHGGTPVDRREEHIRRFQDGEVPVFLLSLKAAGTGLNLTRADHVVHYDRWWNPAVEDQATDRAHRIGQIRPVQVHRLIAEGTLEDRIAAMLAAKRDLADAVLTRGEQAFTELSDADLAALIELRNP encoded by the coding sequence GTGCCCGCCGCCGCGCCGACGACACCGACACCCTCACCGCATCCGGTGGCCTTCGTCGCCGCCGACCCGCCCCGCGCGGGCCGACTCGTCGTCCGCCGCGACACCACGCCCACCCCCCACACCACACCTGACGAGATCCCGTGGGTCCGGCTCGACGCCGACGGCGGCGTCCACGTCCGGCCCGTCCTCGCCGACTCGATCCCGGTCGGCGACGCCCTCACACTCCTGGCCGACCCCGCCCTCCTCACCCATCCGACGGCGGTGTTCTGGCGCGCCGCCCGCCGACTGGCCCTGCACCTCGTCGCCCGAGGCAGACTGCTCCCCGGCCTGTCACCCACCGACGTCGACGCCTGGCGCATCGGACCGTGGGACGCCGCCGACATCGAACACCTCACCGCACTCGCCGAGGCCATGCCCCCCGACGCCCACGCCGTGCCCCTCACCACGGGCGGCGACGACACCGTCCTCGCCGAGCCTCGCCGACTGCTCCGGGACTTCCTCGACGCCGTGGCCGACACGATGCCCCGCGGCCCGGCCGCCGCCGACGCCGCGGGCACCCGCCTCTTCGCCGCCGCCGAACCCCGGCGGGCACCCGAACTACGCGACTGGGCCCGCCAGGTCGCCGCGGGCGCCGACACCGGGGTGCGGATCTCCCTCCGTCTGGACACCGACCGCCCCGCCACCGACTGGGCCGCCGTCGGCCCCGGCTCGTTCCGGATCGTCGTGCAGCTCCACAGCCTGGCCGACGCGACCCGCGTCGTCGACGCCGCGGCCTGCTGGGCGCCGACCGGCCCGCCTCCCGCCGGGTTCGGCGGCCGCACCCGCGTCGACACGGTCCTGGCGATCCGCCGAGCCGCCCCGCACTGGGCCCCGCTGGGCAGGCTCCTCACCCAGACGGTGCCCGCCGAGACCGACGTCACCGACGACGAGGTGTTCGACCTGCTCGACTCGGCCGCCCGCAGACTGGCCGCCGCCGGAGTGGACGTCCACCTGCCCCGCGCCCTCGGCCGCGACCTGACCACCCGACTGGTCGCGGGCGGCGGATCGACGCTCCCCGACGACACCGCCGCCTACTTCGACGGCACCCGCCCGCTCCGGCTGGACTGGCAGGTCGCCCTGGGCGGCAACCCGCTCACCGACACCGAACGCGACCTGCTCGCCGACGCGCACCGCCCCGTGGTCCGCCTCCGCGACCAGTGGGTTCTCGTCGACCCCGACGTGATCGACCGGGCCCGCCGACCCCGGGCACCCGACCTGCCCGCCGCCGACGCCCTCCGTCTGGCCCTGACCGGACACACCGTCGTGGACGCCACCGACGTCGAGGTCGTCGCCGCCGACGCCCTGGAGACCCTCCGCACCCGGATCGCCGACCCCCGCGTCGACGCCGACCCGATCGACGCGCCCGCCGCACTCGCCGGAACCCTGCGCGACTACCAGCTCACCGGGCTGCGCTGGCTGAACCGGATGACCTCCCTGGGCCTGGGCTGCTGCCTGGCCGACGACATGGGCCTGGGCAAGACGATCACCGTGATCGCCCTGCACCTGCACCGGCGAAGCCGCCACCCCGAGAACGGGCCGACCCTCGTCGTATGTCCGGCCTCGCTGCTGGGCAACTGGGAACGCGAGATCACCCGCTTCGCCCCCGGCACCCCGGTGCGCCGCCTCCACGGCGGCACCCGCACCGTCGACGACGTCACCGACGGCATCGTCCTGACCACCTACGCCACCATGCGGCTGCACACCGCGGCCCTCACCGGCCGCCCCTGGGGGCTGCTCGTCGCCGACGAGGCGCAACACGTCAAGAACCACCGCTCTCACACCGCGACGGCACTGCGCCGCATCCCGGCCCGCGCCCGCGTGGCCCTCACCGGCACCCCGGTGGAGAACTCCCTGACCGAACTGTGGGCGATCCTCGACTGGACCACCCCCGGCCTGCTCGGCACCCAGGCCGCGTTCCGCCGCGCCACCGCCGCACTGCACCGCACCCCGCCCTCCGCGGCATCCGGCACCGAACCGCCCGAGTCCTCGAACACCACCCAGCCCGACCCCGCGGCCGACGGCCGTGACCAGGCCCGCCGCCTCACACGACTGGTGCGGCCCTTCCTGCTGCGCCGCCACAAATCCGACCCCGACATCGCCCCCGAACTGCCCCCCAAGACCGAGACCGACCACCCGGCGGCCCTCACCACCGAACAGGCGGGCCTGTACGAGGCCGTCATCCGCGAGACCCTGCACCGCATCGCCGACGCCGACGCACACCACCGCCGAGGCCTGATCCTCACCCTGCTCACCTCCCTCAAACAGATCTGCAACCACCCCGCCCACTACCTCCGCGAGACCCGACCCCGGCTCCGCGGCCGATCCGGGAAGCTCGCCGTCCTCGACGAGATCATCGACACCGCCACCGCCGGTGACGGGGCCGTCCTCGTCTTCACCCAGTACGTCGCCATGGCGCGACTCCTACGCGATCACCTCACCCGCCGAGGAGTCACGACGCGGCTCCTGCACGGCGGCACCCCCGTGGACCGGCGAGAAGAGCACATCCGCCGCTTCCAGGACGGCGAGGTGCCGGTGTTCCTGCTGTCGTTGAAGGCCGCAGGCACCGGCCTCAACCTCACCCGCGCCGACCACGTCGTGCACTACGACCGGTGGTGGAACCCCGCCGTGGAGGACCAGGCCACCGACCGCGCCCACCGCATCGGCCAGATACGCCCCGTCCAGGTACACCGCCTCATCGCCGAAGGCACCCTCGAAGACCGCATCGCCGCCATGCTCGCGGCCAAACGCGACCTCGCCGACGCCGTGCTGACTCGAGGCGAGCAGGCATTCACCGAACTCTCCGACGCCGACCTGGCCGCGCTGATCGAGTTGAGGAACCCGTGA
- a CDS encoding ABC transporter permease, which translates to MTTPHTVDHRIAPAAGPVSRLRHAVTDIAAVTRRDLLHWAADPTPVIVNLLFPIMLVLMFGYLFGGAMTVPGGGDYREFLLPGMFAMTMLFGLESTVLAVTTDAARGVTDRFRSLPIAGSAVLGGRAVADLIDSTARLAVVMLCGLAVGWRWHGGLAAAAAAVALLLLLRLAFIWVGVYLGLLLRTPASAAAVQILVWPAGFLSNAFVAPETMPAPLAAAAEWNPMSATVTAARALFDNPGWEGQSFAAQHAVTMAVAWPLLLSAVFIPLALRRYRRLSR; encoded by the coding sequence ATGACCACCCCCCACACCGTCGACCACCGGATCGCACCCGCCGCCGGACCGGTGAGTCGGCTCCGCCACGCCGTCACCGACATCGCCGCCGTCACCCGCCGTGACCTGCTGCACTGGGCGGCAGACCCCACGCCCGTCATCGTCAACCTGCTGTTCCCGATCATGCTCGTGTTGATGTTCGGCTATCTCTTCGGCGGCGCGATGACCGTGCCCGGCGGCGGGGACTACCGCGAATTCCTCCTGCCGGGCATGTTCGCCATGACGATGCTCTTCGGCCTGGAGTCCACGGTGCTGGCCGTCACCACCGACGCCGCCCGCGGCGTCACCGACCGGTTCCGCTCCCTGCCGATCGCAGGATCCGCGGTCCTCGGGGGGCGCGCCGTCGCCGACCTGATCGACTCGACGGCCCGACTCGCCGTGGTCATGCTCTGCGGCCTGGCCGTCGGCTGGCGATGGCACGGCGGCCTCGCCGCGGCCGCCGCGGCGGTGGCTCTGCTCCTGCTGCTGCGCCTGGCCTTCATCTGGGTCGGCGTGTATCTGGGACTGCTGCTGCGCACCCCCGCCTCGGCCGCCGCGGTGCAGATCCTCGTGTGGCCCGCCGGATTCCTCTCCAACGCCTTCGTCGCCCCCGAGACCATGCCCGCCCCGCTGGCCGCGGCCGCCGAATGGAACCCGATGTCGGCCACCGTCACCGCCGCGCGCGCCCTGTTCGACAATCCGGGATGGGAGGGCCAGTCCTTCGCGGCGCAGCATGCCGTGACCATGGCCGTCGCCTGGCCGCTGCTGCTGTCGGCGGTGTTCATCCCCCTGGCGCTGCGCCGCTACCGCCGGCTGAGCCGATGA
- a CDS encoding ATP-binding cassette domain-containing protein, with protein sequence MSSHPPALDVHQLHRRYRDVDVLTGLDLTVPAGRVCALLGPNGAGKTTTVRILATLLRAHGGRAAVDGVDVAADPAGVRRRIGLVGQHTAVDDALTARQNLRLFGGLHHLDAPAARRRADDLLDRFGLAHVADRRVARYSGGMRRRLDLAVGLIQTPAVLFLDEPTTGLDPRSREELWQEVRGLAAEGTTILLTTQYLDEADRLADQITVLDHGRAVAAGTPEELKASLGVDRLDVVVGHPTDLSRAAEILGRVTDSPVTVDADSRRATARTPATAAATIAVLRALDAENLTVHDVARRRATLDEVFLSLTGRPARPHDTDADTVRRVGEDTAA encoded by the coding sequence GTGAGCAGTCACCCACCCGCCCTCGACGTGCACCAGCTGCACCGGCGATACCGCGACGTCGACGTCCTCACCGGGCTCGACCTGACCGTCCCCGCAGGCCGCGTCTGCGCGCTCCTCGGCCCCAACGGCGCGGGCAAGACCACCACCGTCCGCATCCTCGCGACCCTGCTGCGCGCCCACGGCGGCCGAGCCGCCGTCGACGGCGTCGACGTCGCCGCCGACCCCGCGGGCGTCCGACGCCGCATCGGCCTGGTCGGCCAGCACACCGCCGTCGACGATGCCCTCACCGCACGCCAGAACCTCCGGCTCTTCGGCGGACTGCACCACCTCGACGCCCCCGCGGCCCGCCGCCGAGCCGACGACCTGCTCGACCGCTTCGGCCTCGCCCACGTCGCCGACCGCCGGGTCGCCCGCTACTCCGGCGGGATGCGCCGCCGACTCGACCTCGCCGTCGGACTGATCCAGACACCGGCCGTGCTGTTCCTCGATGAACCCACCACCGGCCTGGACCCGCGCAGCCGCGAAGAGCTCTGGCAGGAGGTGCGGGGCCTTGCCGCCGAGGGGACCACGATCCTGCTCACCACCCAGTACCTGGACGAGGCCGACCGGCTGGCCGACCAGATCACCGTCCTGGACCACGGCCGCGCCGTCGCCGCGGGCACCCCCGAGGAGCTGAAGGCCTCCCTGGGCGTCGACCGACTCGACGTCGTCGTCGGCCACCCGACCGACCTGTCCCGCGCCGCCGAGATCCTCGGCCGCGTCACCGACAGCCCCGTCACCGTCGACGCCGACTCCCGCCGCGCCACCGCCCGCACCCCGGCCACGGCCGCCGCCACCATCGCCGTCCTACGTGCCCTGGACGCCGAGAACCTGACCGTCCACGACGTCGCCCGCCGCCGCGCCACCCTGGACGAGGTGTTCCTCAGCCTCACCGGCCGCCCCGCTCGACCACACGACACCGACGCCGACACCGTTCGCCGCGTCGGGGAGGACACCGCCGCATGA